A part of Augochlora pura isolate Apur16 chromosome 1, APUR_v2.2.1, whole genome shotgun sequence genomic DNA contains:
- the Atl gene encoding atlastin GTPase isoform X2 produces the protein MDCLIEDYPGWEERIERLQKESESISNPARPVHIVLAHPDHTFELNEEALTEILLQDDVKDRSVVVVSVAGAFRKGKSFLLDFFLRYMNCKYDNNNETDSWLGKDDEPLSGFSWKGGSERDTTGILMWSKVFLSTLPTGEKVAIILMDTQGAFDSQSTVRDCATVFALSTMVSSVQIYNLSQNIQEDDLQHLQLFTEYGRLALEKSGRTPFQKLQFLVRDWSYPYEANYGAEGGNTILKRRLEVSSKQHSELQSLRKHIKSCFSDISCFLMPHPGLNIATNPRFDGRLSEIQPDFKEQLKELIPMILAPENLVTKKINGQVVKAKDLLEYFKSYMKIYKGDELPEPKSMLVATAEANNLTAVAEAKELYIKSMEDVCGGKKPFLGTAHLESEHLRCVDRAIYVFQNKRKMGGDEFSQTYMEKLKKDMDDAFSQFKEHNESKNIFKAARTPAVFFVIAALMYFLSGIFGFTGLYPIANIFNFALGVCIVTLILWTYIRYSGNFRSFGTALDDVANALWYNYVRVCVYVENNALIKNACKDSMDAKSTKLLLYFICRIFAKAKNIFPAFIYVKRPTNKK, from the exons atggattGTTTGATTGAag ATTATCCTGGCTGGGAGGAGAGAATAGAACGGCTACAGAAAGAAAGCGAGAGCATATCGAATCCGGCTAGACCGGTGCACATTGTACTAGCTCATCCAGATCACACCTTCGAGTTGAACGAGGAAGCCCTGACGGAGATCCTCCTCCAGGACGACGTGAAAGACAGGAGCGTTGTCGTTGTCTCGGTGGCGGGAGCCTTCAGAAAAGGCAAGAGCTTCCTGCTCGATTTCTTCCTGCGATACATGAACTGTAAG TACGACAACAACAATGAAACGGACTCTTGGCTGGGCAAAGATGACGAGCCGCTCAGCGGCTTCTCCTGGAAGGGTGGATCGGAGCGGGACACAACGGGGATCTTGATGTGGTCGAAAGTGTTCCTCAGCACCCTGCCGACCGGCGAGAAGGTGGCCATCATATTAATGGACACGCAGGGCGCGTTCGACAGCCAGTCGACGGTCCGAGACTGCGCGACCGTGTTCGCGTTGAGCACGATGGTGTCGTCCGTGCAGATCTACAATCTGTCCCAGAACATCCAAGAGGACGATCTCCAGCATTTGCAGCTGTTCACCGAGTACGGCAGGCTGGCGTTGGAGAAGTCCGGCCGCACGCCGTTCCAGAAGCTGCAGTTCTTGGTCAGGGACTGGAGTTACCCTTACGAGGCGAACTACGGCGCCGAAGGCGGCAACACGATACTGAAGCGCAGGCTGGAGGTCTCGAGCAAACAGCACTCCGAATTGCAGAGTCTGAGGAAGCACATCAAGTCCTGTTTCTCGGACATATCCTGTTTCCTCATGCCGCACCCCGGTCTAAACATCGCCACGAATCCAAGATTCGACGGCCGGCTGTCCGAGATCCAACCGGACTTCAAAGAGCAGCTCAAAGAGCTGATACCGATGATACTGGCGCCGGAGAATTTGGTCACGAAGAAGATCAACGGCCAGGTGGTCAAGGCGAAGGATCTGTTGGAGTATTTTAAGAGTTACATGAAAATATACAAGGGAGACGAGCTCCCCGAACCTAAAAGTATGTTGGTG GCAACTGCGGAGGCGAACAACTTGACCGCGGTCGCGGAGGCTAAGGAGCTCTATATTAAGTCGATGGAAGACGTTTGTGGCGGGAAAAAACCGTTCTTGGGAACGGCGCATTTGGAATCCGAGCATTTGCGTTGCGTCGACAGAGCGATTTATGTGTTCCAAAATAAGAGGAAAATGGGAGGCGATGAGTTCAGTCAGACTTATATGGAGAAGTTGAAGAAG GACATGGATGATGCTTTCAGTCAATTCAAGGAGCACAATGAgagtaaaaacatttttaaggCAGCCCGTACTCCAGCAGTGTTTTTCGTGATTGCTGCCCTAATGTATTTCTTATCCGGAATATTTGGTTTTACTGGTTTATACCCTatagcaaatattttcaattttgctcTCGGTGTTTGTATAGTAACACTTATTTTATGGACGTATATAAG GTACAGTGGTAATTTCAGATCATTCGGTACGGCATTAGATGATGTGGCAAATGCCTTGTGGTATAAT taCGTGCGCGTGTGTGTATATGTGGAGAACAATGCATTGATTAAAAATGCCTGTAAAGACTCTATGGACGCGAAGTCAACTAAACTTCtcttatatttcatatgcagaATTTTCGCAAAAGCCAAGAACATTTTCCCagcttttatttatgtaaagcGTCCAACTAATAAGAAATAA
- the Atl gene encoding atlastin GTPase isoform X3, giving the protein MADSENRKHSGDYGSSYVDYPGWEERIERLQKESESISNPARPVHIVLAHPDHTFELNEEALTEILLQDDVKDRSVVVVSVAGAFRKGKSFLLDFFLRYMNCKYDNNNETDSWLGKDDEPLSGFSWKGGSERDTTGILMWSKVFLSTLPTGEKVAIILMDTQGAFDSQSTVRDCATVFALSTMVSSVQIYNLSQNIQEDDLQHLQLFTEYGRLALEKSGRTPFQKLQFLVRDWSYPYEANYGAEGGNTILKRRLEVSSKQHSELQSLRKHIKSCFSDISCFLMPHPGLNIATNPRFDGRLSEIQPDFKEQLKELIPMILAPENLVTKKINGQVVKAKDLLEYFKSYMKIYKGDELPEPKSMLVATAEANNLTAVAEAKELYIKSMEDVCGGKKPFLGTAHLESEHLRCVDRAIYVFQNKRKMGGDEFSQTYMEKLKKDMDDAFSQFKEHNESKNIFKAARTPAVFFVIAALMYFLSGIFGFTGLYPIANIFNFALGVCIVTLILWTYIRYSGNFRSFGTALDDVANALWYNFMKPLYQQFVEQSVSVAVARAAEAATNTTLNATITANGKPKLA; this is encoded by the exons ATGGCGGACAGTGAAAATCGTAAACATAGTGGTGACTACGGGAGCTCGTATGTGG ATTATCCTGGCTGGGAGGAGAGAATAGAACGGCTACAGAAAGAAAGCGAGAGCATATCGAATCCGGCTAGACCGGTGCACATTGTACTAGCTCATCCAGATCACACCTTCGAGTTGAACGAGGAAGCCCTGACGGAGATCCTCCTCCAGGACGACGTGAAAGACAGGAGCGTTGTCGTTGTCTCGGTGGCGGGAGCCTTCAGAAAAGGCAAGAGCTTCCTGCTCGATTTCTTCCTGCGATACATGAACTGTAAG TACGACAACAACAATGAAACGGACTCTTGGCTGGGCAAAGATGACGAGCCGCTCAGCGGCTTCTCCTGGAAGGGTGGATCGGAGCGGGACACAACGGGGATCTTGATGTGGTCGAAAGTGTTCCTCAGCACCCTGCCGACCGGCGAGAAGGTGGCCATCATATTAATGGACACGCAGGGCGCGTTCGACAGCCAGTCGACGGTCCGAGACTGCGCGACCGTGTTCGCGTTGAGCACGATGGTGTCGTCCGTGCAGATCTACAATCTGTCCCAGAACATCCAAGAGGACGATCTCCAGCATTTGCAGCTGTTCACCGAGTACGGCAGGCTGGCGTTGGAGAAGTCCGGCCGCACGCCGTTCCAGAAGCTGCAGTTCTTGGTCAGGGACTGGAGTTACCCTTACGAGGCGAACTACGGCGCCGAAGGCGGCAACACGATACTGAAGCGCAGGCTGGAGGTCTCGAGCAAACAGCACTCCGAATTGCAGAGTCTGAGGAAGCACATCAAGTCCTGTTTCTCGGACATATCCTGTTTCCTCATGCCGCACCCCGGTCTAAACATCGCCACGAATCCAAGATTCGACGGCCGGCTGTCCGAGATCCAACCGGACTTCAAAGAGCAGCTCAAAGAGCTGATACCGATGATACTGGCGCCGGAGAATTTGGTCACGAAGAAGATCAACGGCCAGGTGGTCAAGGCGAAGGATCTGTTGGAGTATTTTAAGAGTTACATGAAAATATACAAGGGAGACGAGCTCCCCGAACCTAAAAGTATGTTGGTG GCAACTGCGGAGGCGAACAACTTGACCGCGGTCGCGGAGGCTAAGGAGCTCTATATTAAGTCGATGGAAGACGTTTGTGGCGGGAAAAAACCGTTCTTGGGAACGGCGCATTTGGAATCCGAGCATTTGCGTTGCGTCGACAGAGCGATTTATGTGTTCCAAAATAAGAGGAAAATGGGAGGCGATGAGTTCAGTCAGACTTATATGGAGAAGTTGAAGAAG GACATGGATGATGCTTTCAGTCAATTCAAGGAGCACAATGAgagtaaaaacatttttaaggCAGCCCGTACTCCAGCAGTGTTTTTCGTGATTGCTGCCCTAATGTATTTCTTATCCGGAATATTTGGTTTTACTGGTTTATACCCTatagcaaatattttcaattttgctcTCGGTGTTTGTATAGTAACACTTATTTTATGGACGTATATAAG GTACAGTGGTAATTTCAGATCATTCGGTACGGCATTAGATGATGTGGCAAATGCCTTGTGGTATAAT
- the Atl gene encoding atlastin GTPase isoform X1 — MADSENRKHSGDYGSSYVDYPGWEERIERLQKESESISNPARPVHIVLAHPDHTFELNEEALTEILLQDDVKDRSVVVVSVAGAFRKGKSFLLDFFLRYMNCKYDNNNETDSWLGKDDEPLSGFSWKGGSERDTTGILMWSKVFLSTLPTGEKVAIILMDTQGAFDSQSTVRDCATVFALSTMVSSVQIYNLSQNIQEDDLQHLQLFTEYGRLALEKSGRTPFQKLQFLVRDWSYPYEANYGAEGGNTILKRRLEVSSKQHSELQSLRKHIKSCFSDISCFLMPHPGLNIATNPRFDGRLSEIQPDFKEQLKELIPMILAPENLVTKKINGQVVKAKDLLEYFKSYMKIYKGDELPEPKSMLVATAEANNLTAVAEAKELYIKSMEDVCGGKKPFLGTAHLESEHLRCVDRAIYVFQNKRKMGGDEFSQTYMEKLKKDMDDAFSQFKEHNESKNIFKAARTPAVFFVIAALMYFLSGIFGFTGLYPIANIFNFALGVCIVTLILWTYIRYSGNFRSFGTALDDVANALWYNYVRVCVYVENNALIKNACKDSMDAKSTKLLLYFICRIFAKAKNIFPAFIYVKRPTNKK; from the exons ATGGCGGACAGTGAAAATCGTAAACATAGTGGTGACTACGGGAGCTCGTATGTGG ATTATCCTGGCTGGGAGGAGAGAATAGAACGGCTACAGAAAGAAAGCGAGAGCATATCGAATCCGGCTAGACCGGTGCACATTGTACTAGCTCATCCAGATCACACCTTCGAGTTGAACGAGGAAGCCCTGACGGAGATCCTCCTCCAGGACGACGTGAAAGACAGGAGCGTTGTCGTTGTCTCGGTGGCGGGAGCCTTCAGAAAAGGCAAGAGCTTCCTGCTCGATTTCTTCCTGCGATACATGAACTGTAAG TACGACAACAACAATGAAACGGACTCTTGGCTGGGCAAAGATGACGAGCCGCTCAGCGGCTTCTCCTGGAAGGGTGGATCGGAGCGGGACACAACGGGGATCTTGATGTGGTCGAAAGTGTTCCTCAGCACCCTGCCGACCGGCGAGAAGGTGGCCATCATATTAATGGACACGCAGGGCGCGTTCGACAGCCAGTCGACGGTCCGAGACTGCGCGACCGTGTTCGCGTTGAGCACGATGGTGTCGTCCGTGCAGATCTACAATCTGTCCCAGAACATCCAAGAGGACGATCTCCAGCATTTGCAGCTGTTCACCGAGTACGGCAGGCTGGCGTTGGAGAAGTCCGGCCGCACGCCGTTCCAGAAGCTGCAGTTCTTGGTCAGGGACTGGAGTTACCCTTACGAGGCGAACTACGGCGCCGAAGGCGGCAACACGATACTGAAGCGCAGGCTGGAGGTCTCGAGCAAACAGCACTCCGAATTGCAGAGTCTGAGGAAGCACATCAAGTCCTGTTTCTCGGACATATCCTGTTTCCTCATGCCGCACCCCGGTCTAAACATCGCCACGAATCCAAGATTCGACGGCCGGCTGTCCGAGATCCAACCGGACTTCAAAGAGCAGCTCAAAGAGCTGATACCGATGATACTGGCGCCGGAGAATTTGGTCACGAAGAAGATCAACGGCCAGGTGGTCAAGGCGAAGGATCTGTTGGAGTATTTTAAGAGTTACATGAAAATATACAAGGGAGACGAGCTCCCCGAACCTAAAAGTATGTTGGTG GCAACTGCGGAGGCGAACAACTTGACCGCGGTCGCGGAGGCTAAGGAGCTCTATATTAAGTCGATGGAAGACGTTTGTGGCGGGAAAAAACCGTTCTTGGGAACGGCGCATTTGGAATCCGAGCATTTGCGTTGCGTCGACAGAGCGATTTATGTGTTCCAAAATAAGAGGAAAATGGGAGGCGATGAGTTCAGTCAGACTTATATGGAGAAGTTGAAGAAG GACATGGATGATGCTTTCAGTCAATTCAAGGAGCACAATGAgagtaaaaacatttttaaggCAGCCCGTACTCCAGCAGTGTTTTTCGTGATTGCTGCCCTAATGTATTTCTTATCCGGAATATTTGGTTTTACTGGTTTATACCCTatagcaaatattttcaattttgctcTCGGTGTTTGTATAGTAACACTTATTTTATGGACGTATATAAG GTACAGTGGTAATTTCAGATCATTCGGTACGGCATTAGATGATGTGGCAAATGCCTTGTGGTATAAT taCGTGCGCGTGTGTGTATATGTGGAGAACAATGCATTGATTAAAAATGCCTGTAAAGACTCTATGGACGCGAAGTCAACTAAACTTCtcttatatttcatatgcagaATTTTCGCAAAAGCCAAGAACATTTTCCCagcttttatttatgtaaagcGTCCAACTAATAAGAAATAA